The stretch of DNA ACCGCAGGCATGCTCACTGGCCCACCCTGTGGCGGCTGTTCCCCGCCGTCGCGGGGGGCGTGGTGGTGGGCACGGTCTTCCTGATGTGGGCCGACGACGCTGTCGTCCGTACGTCGATCGGGGCGATCCTGCTGATGATGGCGGCGGTCACGCTGTGGCGCCGCCGGGCCCCCGCGGTCGAGCCGGAAGCCTCGCACCCCTCGCGCGGCTCCCGGCTCAAGGCCCCCTCCTACGGCGTGCTCGGCGGCTTCACCACCATGGTCGCCAACGCGGGCGGCCCGGTCATGTCGATGTATCTCCTCTCCGCGGGCTTCCAGAAGCTCGGCTTCCTGGGCACGTCGGCGTGGTTCTTCCTCATCGTCAACACCTCCAAAGTGCCGTTCAGCGTGGGCCTCGGCCTGATCGACGCGCACTCGCTGCTGCTCGACGCCGCACTCGTGCTCTTCGTCATCCCGGGCGCCCTCATCGGCAAGGCGGCCGTGCACCGGATCAATCAGCGCCTCTTCGAGCGACTGGTGATCGGGGCCACGGTGCTCGGTGGCCTCCAGCTGCTGCTGCGCTGAACTGCTCGAACTGCTCGAACTGCTCGAACCCGGCCGCGCGGCGCCGCGTAGCCTCAGGGCATGCATGTGCTCGTCCTCGGCGGAACCACCGAAGCCCGCCGGCTCGCCGCCGACCTCGCCGTCCGCCCCGGCGTCCGTGTGACCACCTCGCTCGCGGGGCGCGTCAGCCGCCCGGCCGCGCTCGAAGGAGACGTACGCATCGGCGGGTTCGGCGGTGTGGACGGCCTGGCCGCCTGGCTGCGCGACCACGAGGTGGACGCCGTCGTGGACGCCACCCACCCCTTCGCCGCCACCATCAGCGAGCACGCGGTCCGTGCGGCGGCGGCCACCGGCATCCCTTCCGTCATGCTGCGCAGGCCGGGCTGGCGGCCACAGCCGGGCGACCACTGGCACGACGCCGCCTCCCTCACGGACGCGGCGGCGCTGCTGCCCGCACTCGGGCGCCGCGTCTTCCTGACCACTGGGCGCCTCGGCCTCGCCACCTTCGCGGACGTACGCGCGGTCCCGGACCTGGCGGAACTCCACTTCCTCGTACGCTCCGTGGAACCGCCGGATCCGCCCCTGCCCCGCCACACCGAGGTGCTCCTCGACCGCGGCCCCTACACCGTGGAGGGCGAGACGGCGCTGCTGCGCGAGCACCGCATCGACGTCCTGGTGACCAAGGACAGCGGCGGCGTGGCCACGGCGGCCAAGCTCACCGCCGCCCGCGCGCTGTCCGTACCCGTGGTGATCGTCCGGCGCCCTAGGCCGCCGGAGGGCGCGACGGTGCTGCCGGACGGGAAGAGCGTGCTGGCACACCTGGAAGAGAGCCTCGGTGAACGGGGCCTCGGTGAACAGAGCCACGGTGAATAGGCACGCGGTGAACAGGGCCGCGGTCTAGGCCTTGCGTGACGGTACCGCGACCGGCTGCCTCGCCTCGGGGACCAGGCCATGCTCCAGATCCTCCACGAGCAGCCGCTTCGCGATCGCGTCCACGGCCTTGACGAGGTCCTGGTCGGCGGGACGGCCGCTGTCCTTCTCCACCTGCTCGCCCAGCCACTTGGCCCACGCCTTGCCGATCACGTCGGCCTCGCGTTCACCGGCGGGGGTGTGCGAGAAGAGCGT from Streptomyces sp. BA2 encodes:
- a CDS encoding sulfite exporter TauE/SafE family protein: MDISLWEFAALAAAAVLVGFSKTAVSGANTVSLAVFAAVLPARESTGVLLPVLIAGDVLAVLTYRRHAHWPTLWRLFPAVAGGVVVGTVFLMWADDAVVRTSIGAILLMMAAVTLWRRRAPAVEPEASHPSRGSRLKAPSYGVLGGFTTMVANAGGPVMSMYLLSAGFQKLGFLGTSAWFFLIVNTSKVPFSVGLGLIDAHSLLLDAALVLFVIPGALIGKAAVHRINQRLFERLVIGATVLGGLQLLLR
- a CDS encoding cobalt-precorrin-6A reductase yields the protein MHVLVLGGTTEARRLAADLAVRPGVRVTTSLAGRVSRPAALEGDVRIGGFGGVDGLAAWLRDHEVDAVVDATHPFAATISEHAVRAAAATGIPSVMLRRPGWRPQPGDHWHDAASLTDAAALLPALGRRVFLTTGRLGLATFADVRAVPDLAELHFLVRSVEPPDPPLPRHTEVLLDRGPYTVEGETALLREHRIDVLVTKDSGGVATAAKLTAARALSVPVVIVRRPRPPEGATVLPDGKSVLAHLEESLGERGLGEQSHGE